One Acropora palmata chromosome 2, jaAcrPala1.3, whole genome shotgun sequence genomic window carries:
- the LOC141873289 gene encoding transmembrane protein 79-like — protein sequence MATDSEKKKLIQDQSTVKRSIAIALLLFLFYVTIAVYLPLRQLQLPTLLDRVVFTLRWSMVSLLVVVAGIMILAQVRYHTTAINPLDTSGQKITETFQRCLQNTLEQFLVHVLSLLVLSTYLPEEQMQCIPYLVVWFVIGRAVFFVGYFIDPIKRGVGFAMNWLVNLAVVGYCFYCMCVYGVHAPDLKN from the coding sequence ATGGCGACCGATTCAGAGAAGAAGAAGCTTATCCAGGATCAAAGTACTGTGAAACGCAGCATTGCAATCGCTctgttactttttcttttttatgtcACGATAGCAGTTTATCTTCCTCTTCGCCAACTACAACTTCCCACGCTTCTTGACCGAGTTGTGTTTACTTTGCGATGGTCGATGGTTTCTTTGCTCGTGGTCGTTGCTGGCATTATGATTCTTGCACAAGTACGATATCACACCACGGCTATCAACCCACTTGATACAAGCGGACAGAAAATCACTGAGACGTTTCAAAGATGCCTTCAAAACACATTGGAGCAATTTCTGGTTCACGTGCTTAGCCTGTTGGTGTTGTCCACCTACCTTCCTGAGGAGCAGATGCAATGTATCCCTTATCTTGTCGTATGGTTTGTCATTGGGCGAGCAGTGTTTTTTGTTGGCTACTTCATTGATCCTATTAAGAGAGGAGTCGGTTTCGCTATGAATTGGCTCGTAAACCTTGCAGTTGTTGGTTATTGCTTCTACTGTATGTGTGTGTACGGAGTACACGCGCCGGACTTGAAAAACTGA
- the LOC141873287 gene encoding protein TTE1956-like, with amino-acid sequence MKASIAIALFLEALFVSQSESVVVGAFVMPHGGIALDPRYFNTTNATAKAQAWLVHDSAVQVGKHIEDLKPDAIVVSSPHGITAPEDFIFYFSPKGFGFSDTDNCACPSCCYNLSVAMDTNGVEVLVSTLKDEKEKVSYLSAFGPPGKEDMPFPLRWGEVVPLYFAKNALGHGKVIVLSQPSRRYTKSVQMIPELTQLGRKMFKILHSQPEKIVIIISADLAHTHLKSGPYGFSTAAEPFDKACGTWVTTQKSASLLTEAAFYVDKALSCGFTGLVMLDGLLKASPTAWDSHLLANFHPSYYGMMLASFIPKP; translated from the exons atgaaagcCTCAATTGCGATAGCGCTTTTCCTTGAAGCGTTGTTTGTGTCCCAATCGGAATCAGTTGTGGTGGGAGCTTTTGTAATGCCTCATG GAGGAATAGCTTTGGACCCTCGTTACTTCAATACGACAAACGCCACCGCTAAGGCACAAGCGTGGTTGGTGCACGACTCTGCAGTGCAAGTTGGCAAACATATCGAGGATCTCAAGCCCGATGCCATTGTTGTCAGCTCTCCGCATGGAATCACTGCTCCTGAAGATTTCATATTCTACTTCAGCCCGAAAGGCTTTGGATTTTCTGATACGGATAACTGCGCATGTCCATCATGTTGTTACAACTTGTCCGTTGCTATGGATACGAATGGCGTTGAAGTGCTTGTCAGCACTCTTAaagatgaaaaggaaaaagtgtCTTACTTGAGTGCTTTCGGTCCACCCGGAAAGGAGGATATGCCTTTTCCTCTTCGCTGGGGTGAAGTGGTGCCTCTTTACTTCGCAAAAAACGCCTTGGGACATGGCAAAGTCATCGTCCTATCGCAACCAAGTCGAAGATACACGAAGAGCGTGCAGATGATCCCAGAATTAACTCAGCTTGGCCGAAAAATGTTCAAGATTCTGCACTCACAGCCAGAGAAGATTGTAATAATCATAAGCGCTGATCTTGCGCACACTCACTTGAAGTCCGGGCCGTATGGCTTCTCGACTGCAGCCGAGCCGTTTGACAAAGCATGTGGTACTTGGGTAACAACTCAGAAATCAGCTTCACTTTTGACCGAAGCAGCATTTTATGTAGACAAAGCTTTGTCGTGTGGATTTACAGGTTTAGTGATGCTGGATGGTTTGTTAAAAGCCAGCCCCACTGCCTGGGATTCCCATCTCCTCGCTAACTTTCACCCTAGCTATTATGGCATGATGTTGGCATCCTTCATCCCAAAACCATAG